AGATTAAAAACTTTGAAGAAGAAAGTTACAGGTGTTTCTAAAAAAGGAATTCAAGAATTATTGAATCAACCAGATTTGGGAACTAAGATAGGTCGAAGAGATTATACGCTTTTAATGTTGATGTATAGTTCGGCAGCACGAATTAATGAGATTTTATCATTAAGAATAAAAGATTTATTCTTAGAGGGACCTCATCCTTATATGAATTTGTTTGGAAAAGGTGAAAAGATTAGACCTGCTTTTCTCATGCCAAGAACTGTTACCAACTTGAAAGGTTATATTGAATCCGTACATGGAAAAAATCCTAAGCCGGAAGATTACTTATTTTTCTCGCCTGTTGGAAATCGGAAGGAGAAATTAACTCAGCCGGCTATTGCAAAGCGTATAAAGAAATACGCAGAAGCAGGCAGTGCAAAAAGTCAGGAAATTCCAATTAATTTGCATTCACATCAATTACGGCATGCAAAAGCCACGCATTGGCTGGAAGATGGAATGAATATTGTTCAGATAAAATTTCTACTTGGACACGAAAGTGTTGAAACGACAATGAAATACCTTGATGTTTCCATAGCCGAAAAAGCAGAAGCACTGGCGACACTTGAAGATGAAAAGGAGGCAGCGCTTCCTAAAAAGTGGGAAATGGATGATGGTTCATTATCTGAATTTCTTGGATTACCAAGATAAATTTTGTGGCAAAATATCACCCATATTACTTACTTTATTACCCATGTGTGATATAATCATCATGGGTGATAAAGTGAATAATCAATTACATGAATTATTAGATGAACTCCGTTCTTATGATACTGAACGTGA
The Treponema bryantii DNA segment above includes these coding regions:
- a CDS encoding tyrosine-type recombinase/integrase, which encodes MKNNAEAIKFSKYISDYLYNYAPAFLSRSKDTLKSYEDTLVLYIKFLEKEGITSSNLSRKAFERTYIEKWILWLKNERSCSPDTCNNRMSTFRGFLKYLGSKDIKLMYLYEESRTIHRLKTLKKKVTGVSKKGIQELLNQPDLGTKIGRRDYTLLMLMYSSAARINEILSLRIKDLFLEGPHPYMNLFGKGEKIRPAFLMPRTVTNLKGYIESVHGKNPKPEDYLFFSPVGNRKEKLTQPAIAKRIKKYAEAGSAKSQEIPINLHSHQLRHAKATHWLEDGMNIVQIKFLLGHESVETTMKYLDVSIAEKAEALATLEDEKEAALPKKWEMDDGSLSEFLGLPR